One Pelagibaculum spongiae DNA segment encodes these proteins:
- the alaC gene encoding alanine transaminase, with protein sequence MSQSEKFPRIQRLPPYVFNIVNQLKAEARTRGEDIIDFGMGNPDQPTPEHIVEKLRETVLRSDTHRYSASKGIPRLRKAICDWYQRRYQVDLDPDSEAIVTIGSKEGLAHLALATTGPGDAILVPNPSYPIHPYGFVIAGADIRHVPLTADVDFFDELSKAIKTSWPKPKMLVLNFPGNPTAQCVDLAFYERVVEICKEHQVWVVQDLAYADIVFDGYQAPSILQVEGAKDIAVEFYSLSKSYNMPGWRVGFCCGNSELIGALARIKSYLDYGTFTPIQVAAIAALEGPQECVSEIRDRYQERRDVLCSGLQRIGWPVAVPKATMFVWARIPEAYRQMGSLEFCKKLLKDARVAVAPGIGFGEYGDDHVRFGLIENEHRTRQAVRGIKEMFRADGLISTEDNKV encoded by the coding sequence ATGAGCCAATCAGAAAAATTTCCAAGAATTCAACGCCTTCCTCCTTATGTGTTCAATATTGTCAATCAGCTGAAAGCTGAGGCCAGAACCAGAGGCGAAGACATTATCGATTTCGGCATGGGCAACCCGGACCAGCCAACGCCTGAGCATATTGTCGAAAAACTTCGAGAAACCGTACTGCGTAGCGATACTCATCGTTACTCTGCTTCCAAAGGAATTCCCCGGTTACGCAAAGCCATTTGCGACTGGTACCAACGTCGTTATCAGGTGGATTTAGACCCAGACAGTGAAGCGATTGTCACCATTGGTTCTAAAGAAGGCTTGGCGCACTTAGCGTTAGCAACCACTGGGCCAGGTGATGCGATTCTGGTACCCAATCCTTCCTATCCAATTCATCCCTATGGCTTTGTAATTGCCGGTGCCGATATTCGGCATGTGCCATTAACTGCAGATGTCGATTTTTTTGACGAGCTTTCCAAGGCGATTAAAACCAGCTGGCCAAAACCGAAGATGCTGGTACTGAACTTTCCGGGTAATCCGACTGCCCAATGTGTCGATTTGGCGTTTTACGAGCGGGTCGTCGAAATCTGTAAAGAACATCAGGTATGGGTGGTTCAAGATCTCGCCTATGCCGATATTGTTTTTGATGGTTACCAAGCACCGTCGATTTTGCAGGTCGAAGGGGCGAAGGATATTGCGGTAGAGTTCTATTCATTATCGAAAAGCTATAACATGCCCGGTTGGCGAGTAGGCTTTTGTTGCGGAAACTCAGAGCTGATCGGTGCTTTGGCGAGAATAAAATCCTATCTGGATTACGGGACATTTACTCCGATTCAGGTAGCCGCCATTGCAGCACTGGAAGGGCCACAAGAATGTGTCAGTGAAATACGAGATCGTTACCAGGAGCGCCGTGATGTACTGTGCTCCGGCTTGCAACGTATTGGCTGGCCAGTGGCGGTACCCAAAGCAACTATGTTTGTTTGGGCGCGTATTCCAGAAGCCTATCGGCAGATGGGCTCTTTAGAGTTCTGCAAAAAGCTATTGAAGGATGCTCGGGTGGCAGTGGCACCTGGGATAGGATTTGGTGAGTATGGTGATGATCATGTCCGATTCGGCTTGATTGAAAATGAGCATCGTACCCGCCAGGCAGTTCGAGGCATCAAAGAAATGTTTCGTGCTGATGGACTGATAAGTACAGAGGATAACAAGGTTTGA